From one Kiloniellales bacterium genomic stretch:
- a CDS encoding CHASE2 domain-containing protein translates to MRLPGPELCAALGRFAGAKRLRAWLPRFAISALVAALYLGGGLEFLERSYLDLRYDLLRRPASGDVVLVEIDSKSLRELDAWPWPRAHHADLLNRLIDAGAEMVAFDVDLSSPSTPADDALLEQSLAGSAGRVILPAFMQKVRGEAGRDELALNLPLTRFTRHATLASVNVQPDSDGVLRRMSALVPWSGTRLVGLGALLTQRRDLPEAGFYLDFGIRVEDVARISFVDVLAGRFDAALLRGKRVIVGATAVELGEQIAVPAYGILPGPMVQLMAYEAIAQDRMIARLAPLPVLLVSLLLILGLAGRFPHLSWRRSTLYVVFGLLGVFGLSLAVQASFPLSLDVAPWQLSLLLPYLYGLGLRIDRQDLGLLAQGLELRRKDAFMRQIVEHSFDAIVTIDGRGRITSFNRAAERMFGRTAAETEGRKATVLVASPQESEPQTRLALSFHLLRGGPFELLGERADGDRFNLELVISEMVLEDEPWAILHLRDITEQRRAEAGRKTAQRRLEEAIESMRDGFAMFDAEGRLLLCNTRFRDLHALGWQAPLAGRTHEDILRAFLAENPEHRLLEPPEAWIEIQLARHRSARSSFQVELAEGTVARVNQHRTRDGGLVCVYADVTELHRRQQELLLAKEEAEAARRSMSGFLANMSHELRTPLNAIIGFSSMMKDEMVGPLGDQAYKSYANDIHASGSLLLDIINDVLDVSKIEAGKHRIEEDLVQVGQLLNSCLRLIGTRAAAAGLGLSRRSDVETLELRADPRALKQILLNLLSNAVKFTPEGGRIELSALLDDNGDFLFKVSDSGIGLAPEEIPRALAVFGQIESDLASRHQGTGLGLPLAQRLTEMHGGSLELESAPGQGTTVTVRLPAARVLASGREVRGSAGRPGRRRVANDG, encoded by the coding sequence ATGCGCCTGCCCGGCCCCGAACTGTGCGCGGCCCTGGGTCGCTTCGCCGGCGCGAAGAGGCTTCGTGCCTGGCTGCCGCGGTTTGCGATTTCAGCCCTGGTCGCGGCACTCTACCTGGGCGGCGGCCTCGAGTTCCTCGAGCGCAGCTATCTCGATCTCCGCTACGATCTGCTGCGCCGGCCGGCCAGCGGCGACGTCGTCCTGGTGGAAATCGATTCCAAGAGCCTGCGCGAGCTCGATGCCTGGCCCTGGCCCCGGGCCCATCACGCGGACTTGCTGAACCGCCTAATCGACGCCGGCGCCGAAATGGTCGCCTTCGACGTCGACTTGAGCTCGCCTTCGACCCCGGCGGACGACGCCCTGCTGGAGCAGTCCCTGGCCGGCTCGGCCGGGCGGGTGATCCTGCCGGCCTTCATGCAGAAGGTCCGGGGCGAGGCCGGCCGTGACGAGCTTGCCCTCAACCTGCCGCTGACGCGCTTCACCCGCCACGCGACCCTCGCCAGCGTCAACGTGCAGCCCGACTCCGACGGGGTCCTGCGCCGGATGTCCGCCCTGGTGCCCTGGAGCGGCACCCGGCTGGTCGGCCTGGGCGCCCTCCTGACCCAGCGCCGCGACCTTCCGGAGGCCGGCTTCTACCTCGACTTCGGGATCCGGGTCGAGGATGTCGCGAGGATCTCCTTCGTCGATGTCCTTGCCGGCCGCTTCGACGCCGCCTTGCTGCGCGGCAAGCGGGTCATCGTCGGCGCGACGGCCGTCGAGCTGGGCGAGCAGATCGCCGTACCGGCCTATGGGATCCTGCCGGGGCCCATGGTGCAGCTCATGGCCTACGAGGCCATTGCCCAGGATCGGATGATCGCCCGGCTCGCGCCTCTGCCCGTGCTCCTGGTCAGCCTCCTGTTGATCCTCGGCCTCGCCGGGCGATTTCCTCACCTGTCCTGGCGCCGAAGCACGCTCTACGTGGTCTTCGGCCTGCTCGGCGTCTTCGGGCTTTCCCTGGCGGTCCAGGCAAGCTTTCCGCTGAGCCTGGACGTGGCACCCTGGCAGCTCTCGTTGCTGCTACCCTATCTCTACGGGCTCGGTCTGCGGATCGACCGCCAGGATCTCGGCCTGCTCGCCCAGGGCCTGGAGCTTCGGCGCAAGGACGCCTTCATGCGGCAGATCGTCGAGCACAGCTTCGATGCCATCGTCACCATCGACGGCAGGGGGCGCATCACCTCCTTCAATCGGGCCGCCGAGCGGATGTTCGGCCGCACGGCGGCGGAAACCGAAGGTCGAAAGGCGACCGTGCTCGTCGCCTCGCCTCAGGAGAGTGAGCCGCAGACCCGGCTTGCCCTCAGCTTCCATCTGCTGCGCGGCGGTCCCTTCGAGCTGCTGGGCGAGCGCGCCGACGGCGATCGCTTCAATCTGGAGCTGGTGATCAGTGAGATGGTCCTGGAGGACGAGCCCTGGGCGATCCTGCACCTGCGCGACATCACCGAGCAGCGGCGCGCCGAGGCCGGCCGCAAGACCGCGCAGCGGCGCCTCGAGGAGGCCATCGAATCGATGCGCGACGGCTTCGCGATGTTCGACGCCGAGGGCCGCCTGCTGCTCTGCAACACCCGATTTCGCGACCTTCACGCCCTCGGCTGGCAGGCGCCCCTGGCCGGCCGGACCCACGAGGACATTCTTCGCGCCTTCCTGGCGGAAAATCCGGAACACCGGCTTCTAGAGCCGCCGGAGGCCTGGATCGAGATACAGCTGGCCCGCCACAGGTCGGCCCGCAGCAGCTTCCAGGTCGAACTCGCCGAAGGCACGGTGGCGCGGGTCAACCAGCATCGGACCCGCGACGGCGGCCTGGTCTGCGTCTACGCCGACGTCACAGAGCTGCACCGGCGCCAGCAGGAATTGCTGCTCGCCAAGGAGGAGGCCGAAGCCGCGCGGCGCAGCATGAGCGGCTTCCTGGCGAACATGAGCCACGAGCTGCGGACCCCGCTCAACGCCATCATCGGGTTCTCCTCGATGATGAAGGACGAGATGGTCGGACCCCTGGGCGACCAGGCTTACAAGAGCTACGCCAACGACATCCATGCCAGCGGCTCGCTTCTGCTCGACATCATCAACGACGTGCTCGACGTCTCGAAGATCGAAGCCGGCAAGCACCGGATCGAAGAGGATCTGGTTCAGGTCGGCCAGCTCCTGAACTCCTGTCTGCGCCTGATCGGGACGCGGGCCGCTGCCGCCGGCCTCGGCCTCAGCCGGCGCAGCGACGTCGAGACCCTCGAGCTGCGCGCAGATCCGCGCGCGCTCAAGCAGATCCTGCTCAACCTGCTGAGCAACGCCGTCAAGTTCACGCCGGAAGGCGGGCGAATCGAGCTCTCGGCTCTGCTCGACGACAACGGCGACTTTCTGTTCAAGGTTTCGGACAGCGGGATCGGCCTGGCGCCGGAGGAGATTCCGCGCGCCCTGGCGGTCTTCGGCCAGATCGAAAGCGATCTTGCCAGCCGGCACCAGGGGACCGGCCTCGGTCTGCCTCTGGCCCAGCGCCTGACCGAGATGCACGGCGGCAGCCTGGAGCTCGAGAGCGCGCCCGGCCAGGGCACCACGGTGACCGTCCGCCTGCCCGCGGCGCGGGTCCTGGCGTCAGGCCGCGAGGTGCGAGGCAGCGCGGGGCGCCCCGGCAGGCGCCGGGTCGCCAACGACGGTTGA
- a CDS encoding dienelactone hydrolase family protein, whose protein sequence is MIRAHFLFDGPAEAALTLVLAHGAGAPMDSPFMAAFADGLGSRGLRIVRFEFPYMAARRADGRKRPPDGQAKLLEAWRQTVTALQPARLAVGGKSMGGRMASLIADEVGAAGLVCLGYPFHPPGKPERLRTAHLETIETPSLIVQGTRDPFGTRAEVEGYALSDALRIHWADDGNHDLVPRKASGRSADGNWSQAMDAVAGFLLES, encoded by the coding sequence ATGATCCGCGCGCACTTCCTCTTCGACGGACCGGCGGAGGCCGCCCTGACCCTGGTCCTGGCCCACGGCGCCGGCGCCCCGATGGACAGCCCCTTCATGGCCGCCTTCGCCGACGGCCTGGGCAGCCGCGGCCTGCGCATCGTCCGCTTCGAATTCCCCTACATGGCGGCCCGGCGCGCGGACGGCCGGAAACGGCCGCCGGACGGCCAGGCGAAGCTGCTGGAGGCTTGGCGCCAGACGGTCACGGCGCTGCAGCCGGCGCGCTTGGCCGTCGGCGGCAAGTCGATGGGCGGGCGCATGGCCAGCCTGATCGCCGACGAGGTCGGCGCCGCCGGCCTGGTCTGCCTTGGCTATCCCTTCCATCCCCCGGGCAAGCCGGAGCGTTTGCGCACGGCGCACCTGGAGACGATCGAGACCCCGAGCCTGATCGTCCAGGGGACCCGGGACCCCTTCGGCACCCGGGCCGAGGTCGAGGGCTACGCGCTCTCGGACGCGCTTCGTATCCACTGGGCCGATGACGGCAATCATGACCTGGTGCCCCGCAAGGCGTCGGGGCGCAGCGCCGACGGCAACTGGTCCCAGGCCATGGACGCGGTCGCCGGCTTCCTCCTGGAGTCCTAG
- a CDS encoding mismatch-specific DNA-glycosylase yields MPVLPDVLDHGLRIVFCGSAAGRVSAERGAYYAGPGNRFWAILAATGLTPSLLPPEAFPRLTDYRLGLTDIAKEASGADHQLPPGSDDPAALRAKILRFTPQVLAFVGKRPAQAFLGRAADYGLQAESLGPTKLFVLPSPSGAARRHWDDSWWHALARLVA; encoded by the coding sequence GTGCCCGTCCTGCCCGACGTCCTGGACCACGGCCTGCGGATCGTGTTCTGCGGCAGCGCCGCCGGCCGCGTGTCGGCCGAGCGCGGCGCCTACTATGCCGGGCCGGGCAACCGTTTCTGGGCGATCCTGGCGGCGACCGGATTGACCCCATCCCTGCTGCCGCCCGAGGCCTTTCCCCGCCTCACGGACTATCGCCTGGGCCTGACCGACATCGCGAAGGAGGCCTCCGGCGCCGACCATCAGCTGCCGCCCGGCAGCGACGATCCGGCCGCCCTTCGTGCCAAGATCCTGCGCTTTACGCCGCAGGTCCTCGCCTTCGTCGGCAAGCGGCCGGCGCAGGCCTTCCTCGGCAGGGCCGCCGACTACGGCCTCCAGGCGGAGAGCCTGGGTCCGACGAAGCTCTTCGTACTGCCCTCCCCCTCCGGCGCCGCCCGGCGCCACTGGGACGACTCCTGGTGGCACGCCCTGGCCCGCCTGGTGGCGTGA
- a CDS encoding ClpXP protease specificity-enhancing factor SspB: MAEDDVKQGILRYDKMVEDALRQVLRQSLQFVVTHGLPGEHHFYITFRTDHPEVVMPGYLRKRYPDEMTIVLQHQFWNLEVAEEYFSVSLSFSNKPELLVIPFAAVATFADPSVRFGLQFETGEGGTQEDEEAGPLVKLPEVAPPDPATAENADQPDDGENKEGAENIVALDRFRKK, encoded by the coding sequence ATGGCCGAAGACGACGTCAAGCAGGGCATCCTGCGCTACGACAAGATGGTGGAGGATGCGCTGCGTCAGGTGCTGCGGCAGTCGCTGCAGTTCGTCGTGACGCACGGTTTGCCCGGGGAGCACCACTTCTACATCACCTTCCGGACCGATCACCCCGAGGTCGTCATGCCGGGCTACCTGCGCAAGCGCTACCCGGACGAGATGACCATCGTGCTGCAGCACCAGTTCTGGAACCTGGAGGTGGCCGAGGAGTACTTCTCGGTGAGCCTCAGCTTTTCCAACAAGCCGGAGTTGCTGGTCATTCCCTTCGCCGCCGTGGCGACCTTCGCCGATCCGTCGGTCCGCTTCGGCCTGCAGTTCGAGACCGGCGAGGGCGGCACTCAGGAGGACGAGGAAGCCGGTCCTCTGGTCAAGCTGCCGGAGGTCGCACCGCCGGACCCCGCAACCGCCGAGAACGCAGATCAGCCCGACGACGGCGAGAACAAGGAGGGCGCCGAGAACATCGTCGCCCTGGACCGCTTCCGCAAGAAGTAG
- the thyX gene encoding FAD-dependent thymidylate synthase, with amino-acid sequence MSGQSSKPDRNGEGQDAEKAAEAAGPRNELRKLLTKEQESELRELRETRSETRRVTVPALEEVLYEAIPVLDHGFVRVIDYMGDDAAIVQAARVSYGRGTKQVRQDAGLINYLLRHRHTTPFEMCEIKYHIKLPIFVARQWIRHRTANVNEYSARYSVLDKEFYVPAPEHLAAQSSSNRQGRGEVLEGEEAARVLDLLREDAARCYASYEEMLNQREDGSVIDESRQGLARELARMNLPLNIYTQWYWKIDLHNLLHFVGLRADAHAQYEIRAYADVLLDTLRRWVPITAEAFENHVVGGAHLSGRALTVVKRLLAGEPVEAEDSGLSKREWRELMALLDREA; translated from the coding sequence ATGTCCGGACAGAGTTCGAAGCCCGATCGGAACGGTGAGGGGCAGGATGCCGAGAAGGCCGCCGAGGCCGCCGGTCCGCGGAACGAGTTGCGCAAGCTCCTGACCAAGGAGCAAGAGTCAGAGCTGCGCGAATTGCGCGAAACCCGCAGCGAGACCCGCCGGGTCACCGTGCCGGCCCTCGAGGAGGTGCTCTACGAGGCGATTCCGGTGCTCGACCACGGCTTTGTCCGCGTCATCGACTACATGGGCGACGACGCCGCCATCGTTCAGGCGGCGCGCGTGTCCTACGGCCGCGGCACCAAGCAGGTGCGGCAGGACGCGGGGCTGATCAACTACCTGCTGCGGCACCGCCACACGACACCCTTCGAGATGTGCGAGATCAAGTACCACATCAAGCTGCCGATTTTCGTCGCGCGGCAGTGGATCCGCCATCGCACGGCCAACGTCAACGAGTACTCGGCGCGCTATTCGGTCCTCGACAAGGAGTTCTACGTGCCGGCGCCCGAGCACCTGGCGGCCCAGTCGAGCAGCAATCGCCAGGGCCGCGGCGAGGTGCTCGAGGGCGAGGAGGCGGCCCGCGTGCTCGACCTCCTGCGCGAGGACGCGGCGCGCTGCTATGCCAGCTACGAGGAAATGCTGAACCAGCGCGAGGACGGCTCGGTCATCGACGAGAGCCGCCAGGGCCTGGCGCGCGAGTTGGCGCGCATGAACCTGCCGCTCAACATCTATACCCAGTGGTACTGGAAGATCGACCTTCACAACCTGCTGCATTTCGTCGGGCTGCGTGCCGACGCCCATGCCCAGTACGAGATCCGGGCCTATGCCGACGTTCTGCTCGACACGCTGCGGCGCTGGGTACCGATCACCGCGGAGGCCTTCGAGAACCACGTGGTCGGCGGCGCCCACCTGTCGGGCCGGGCGCTGACGGTGGTCAAGCGCCTGCTCGCCGGCGAGCCGGTCGAGGCCGAGGACTCGGGGCTGTCCAAGCGCGAATGGCGCGAGCTTATGGCCCTGCTCGACCGCGAAGCCTAG
- a CDS encoding SRPBCC family protein, translated as MAKVSATTKLAVPAAMVWEVIGNFHALPDWHPAVESSEKEEKDGQVHRRLNLAGGGTILEKLEHIDDKERLYTYSIISGPLPVANYEATLRVRDEGSGCSVEWSSEFEPSGAPEGDATAVIRQVYEAGFENLKRTFGGT; from the coding sequence ATGGCAAAGGTCAGCGCAACGACGAAACTGGCGGTTCCGGCCGCGATGGTCTGGGAGGTGATCGGCAACTTCCACGCCTTGCCGGACTGGCACCCGGCCGTCGAAAGCAGCGAAAAGGAAGAAAAGGACGGCCAGGTCCATCGGCGCCTCAACCTGGCCGGCGGCGGCACCATCCTGGAGAAGCTCGAGCACATCGACGACAAGGAGCGGCTCTACACCTACTCGATCATCTCCGGCCCCCTGCCGGTCGCCAACTACGAGGCGACGCTTCGGGTGCGCGACGAGGGCAGCGGCTGCAGCGTCGAGTGGTCCAGCGAGTTCGAGCCCTCGGGCGCGCCGGAAGGCGACGCCACGGCGGTGATCCGCCAGGTCTACGAGGCCGGTTTCGAGAATCTGAAGCGCACCTTCGGCGGCACCTGA
- a CDS encoding L,D-transpeptidase family protein yields MRSARFFELRKAVGLRPLLIMLLFALPPPASAQPPVPAPEAERADRIVVHKAERRLILYRGETALIAYDIALGRDPEGHKQREGDGRTPEGRYRIDWRNPQSRYHLSLHVSYPEAADRARAAARGEEPGGLIMIHGLPNGLGALGAAGLLRDWTEGCIAVTNDAIRDIWRRVADGTPIEIRP; encoded by the coding sequence ATGCGATCTGCGCGATTCTTCGAGCTGAGAAAGGCGGTCGGGCTCCGGCCGCTGCTTATTATGCTGCTCTTCGCCTTGCCGCCGCCGGCCTCGGCGCAGCCGCCGGTCCCGGCGCCGGAGGCTGAGCGGGCCGACCGCATCGTGGTTCACAAGGCCGAGCGTCGCCTGATCCTCTACCGCGGCGAGACGGCGCTGATTGCCTACGACATCGCGCTCGGACGCGATCCGGAAGGGCACAAGCAGCGGGAAGGCGATGGCCGGACGCCCGAAGGCCGCTACCGCATCGACTGGCGCAATCCGCAGAGCCGCTATCACCTCTCGCTGCACGTTTCCTATCCAGAGGCGGCGGACCGGGCCCGGGCGGCCGCGAGGGGCGAGGAACCCGGCGGCCTGATCATGATCCACGGCCTGCCCAACGGCCTGGGGGCCCTCGGCGCGGCCGGCCTCCTGCGCGACTGGACGGAGGGCTGCATCGCGGTGACCAACGACGCGATCCGGGACATCTGGCGCCGGGTCGCCGACGGTACCCCGATCGAGATCCGGCCCTGA
- the apbC gene encoding iron-sulfur cluster carrier protein ApbC, producing the protein MSRVTEAQVLEALKTVIEPGRGRDIVALNMVNGVVVRDGNVGFAIEVDPRHGPALEPLRKEAEQKVLALSGVSSVTAVLTAEKAAGGASPAEGQPRRVAQGPGQGPGQRPGPERALVPGVRAIVAVASGKGGVGKSTTATNLALALATQGLKVGVLDADIYGPSQPRMLGISGKPQSPDGKTLTPMENFGVKCMSMGFLVPEDSPMIWRGPMVQSALQQMLRDVDWGELDVLVVDMPPGTGDAQLTMAQQVPLAGAVIVSTPQDIALIDAKKGLNMFRKVDIPVLGIIENMSTFVCPNCSHESHIFGHGGARREAEKLGMSFLGEIPLDIEIRETSDQGRPVVVSRPDSPQAKRYGEIAEAVWGQLSARLEGGGRAAPRIVMQ; encoded by the coding sequence ATGAGCCGGGTAACCGAGGCGCAGGTGCTGGAGGCGCTCAAGACCGTGATAGAACCGGGCCGCGGCCGGGACATCGTGGCCCTGAACATGGTCAACGGGGTCGTGGTCAGGGACGGCAACGTCGGATTCGCCATCGAGGTCGACCCGCGCCACGGGCCGGCGCTGGAGCCGCTGCGCAAGGAAGCCGAGCAGAAGGTCCTGGCCCTCTCCGGCGTGTCCTCCGTGACCGCCGTGCTGACCGCCGAGAAGGCCGCCGGCGGCGCGTCACCGGCGGAGGGGCAGCCGCGGCGGGTCGCCCAGGGCCCGGGCCAAGGACCAGGACAGCGGCCCGGCCCGGAGCGCGCCCTGGTGCCGGGGGTCCGCGCGATCGTCGCCGTGGCCAGCGGCAAGGGCGGCGTCGGCAAGTCGACGACGGCCACCAACCTGGCCCTGGCCCTGGCGACCCAGGGGCTCAAGGTCGGGGTCCTGGACGCCGACATCTACGGCCCCTCCCAGCCCCGCATGCTGGGGATCTCCGGCAAGCCGCAGTCGCCCGACGGCAAGACCCTGACCCCGATGGAGAACTTCGGCGTCAAGTGCATGTCGATGGGCTTCCTCGTGCCCGAGGATTCGCCGATGATCTGGCGCGGCCCCATGGTTCAGAGCGCCCTGCAGCAGATGCTGCGCGACGTCGACTGGGGCGAACTCGACGTCCTGGTGGTCGACATGCCGCCGGGCACCGGCGACGCCCAGCTGACCATGGCCCAGCAGGTGCCCCTGGCCGGCGCGGTCATCGTCTCGACCCCGCAGGACATCGCCCTGATCGACGCCAAGAAGGGCCTGAACATGTTTCGCAAGGTCGACATCCCGGTCCTCGGCATCATCGAGAACATGAGCACTTTCGTCTGCCCGAACTGCAGCCACGAAAGCCACATCTTCGGCCACGGCGGCGCCCGCCGCGAGGCCGAGAAGCTGGGCATGAGCTTCCTGGGCGAGATCCCGCTCGACATCGAGATCCGCGAGACCTCGGACCAGGGCCGGCCGGTCGTGGTCAGCCGCCCGGACAGCCCCCAGGCCAAGCGCTACGGCGAGATCGCCGAGGCCGTCTGGGGTCAGCTCTCGGCGCGCCTGGAGGGTGGCGGCCGTGCCGCGCCCAGGATCGTGATGCAGTAG
- the hflK gene encoding FtsH protease activity modulator HflK: protein MPWKSQGGGGGGNGGGPWGGGPSGGGGGGQGPWGRGSGGGGGPRPPDIDDLIRRGQDRMKSVLPSGMGGSSGFLLVIGLLIAVWLFTGFYTVKPGEQGVKLRFGEWVNQESLDPPGLHWHLPYPIETVETPQVDIVRQINVGFQRRGDGVGGKIDRAEESLMLTGDQNIIDIDFSVQWRIDNAGQFLFNIRDREATIKLAAESAMREVIGRTDIQPALSTEKENLAAETRETLQRILDEYQSGVAITAVNLQDVQPPKQVADAFEDVQRARQDQDTKINQADAYRNRIIPEARGEATRMIQGAQAYRDRMIKESQGEAERFIKVFEAYRQNPDVTRRRIYLETVQKVLQNTDKVIMDGASGAVPYLPLDQLQRRGPGAAETARNPDLKQ from the coding sequence ATGCCCTGGAAATCTCAAGGCGGTGGCGGGGGCGGCAACGGCGGCGGCCCCTGGGGCGGCGGCCCGTCCGGAGGCGGCGGTGGAGGGCAAGGTCCCTGGGGCCGAGGCTCCGGCGGTGGCGGCGGTCCGCGTCCGCCCGATATTGACGATCTGATCCGCCGTGGCCAGGACCGCATGAAGAGCGTTCTGCCCTCCGGCATGGGCGGCAGCTCCGGGTTCCTTCTGGTTATCGGCCTTCTGATCGCGGTCTGGCTCTTTACCGGTTTTTACACGGTCAAGCCCGGCGAGCAGGGCGTAAAGCTGCGCTTCGGCGAATGGGTCAACCAGGAAAGCTTGGACCCGCCGGGGCTCCACTGGCACCTGCCTTACCCGATCGAGACGGTAGAGACGCCCCAGGTCGACATCGTGCGGCAGATCAACGTCGGATTCCAGCGCCGGGGCGACGGGGTCGGCGGCAAGATTGACCGTGCGGAAGAGAGTCTGATGCTGACCGGCGATCAGAACATCATCGATATCGACTTCAGCGTTCAGTGGCGGATCGACAACGCCGGCCAGTTCCTCTTCAACATCCGCGATCGCGAGGCGACCATCAAGCTGGCGGCCGAGAGCGCCATGCGCGAGGTCATCGGTCGTACCGACATCCAGCCGGCGCTGAGCACGGAGAAGGAGAACCTGGCCGCCGAGACCCGAGAAACCCTTCAGCGGATCCTGGACGAGTACCAGTCCGGGGTCGCGATCACGGCGGTCAACCTCCAGGACGTACAGCCGCCAAAGCAGGTAGCCGACGCCTTCGAGGACGTGCAGCGGGCCCGCCAGGACCAGGACACCAAGATCAATCAGGCCGACGCCTACCGGAACCGGATCATCCCGGAGGCCCGCGGCGAGGCCACGCGGATGATCCAAGGGGCCCAGGCCTACCGCGACCGCATGATCAAGGAGTCTCAGGGTGAGGCGGAACGCTTCATCAAGGTCTTCGAGGCCTACAGGCAGAACCCGGACGTGACCCGCCGACGGATCTACCTGGAGACCGTGCAGAAGGTCCTGCAGAACACCGACAAGGTGATCATGGACGGCGCCAGCGGCGCGGTGCCGTACCTGCCGCTCGACCAGCTGCAGCGCCGGGGCCCGGGCGCAGCCGAAACCGCGCGCAATCCGGACCTCAAGCAGTAG
- a CDS encoding protease modulator HflC, which produces MQGKKSLILGVVILVLGFLAYLSVFTVHQTKQAVVLQFGELKRVVDEPGIGVKLPWQEIRHLEKRVLNLDPRAETIVLADQRRVTVDAFIRYRIVSPEQFIRVAVNEDLLQLKLEPIVNNKLRATLGQVLLTTILSQDRTRLMQQIRDQVNAEVRRAGSNFGINVLDVRIIRADLLPEVSQNVYARMEAERKRDAAEFRALGQEQFLRITAEADREATVIRAEAQRQAEILRGEGEAERTRILNDAFGQDEAFFDFYRSMQAYEASIRPDNSMLVIPPTNEFFNYFNNPAGQPGGQ; this is translated from the coding sequence ATGCAAGGCAAGAAATCTCTGATCCTTGGGGTCGTAATTCTGGTTCTGGGCTTCCTCGCTTACTTGAGCGTGTTCACGGTCCACCAGACCAAGCAGGCGGTGGTCCTGCAGTTCGGTGAGCTGAAGCGGGTGGTCGACGAGCCTGGAATTGGGGTCAAGCTGCCCTGGCAGGAAATCCGTCACCTGGAAAAGCGGGTGCTGAACCTGGACCCACGGGCCGAGACCATTGTTTTGGCGGATCAGCGGCGGGTGACCGTGGACGCCTTCATCCGCTACCGGATCGTCAGTCCGGAGCAATTCATACGTGTGGCCGTCAACGAGGACCTGCTGCAGCTGAAGCTCGAGCCGATCGTCAACAACAAGCTGCGCGCCACGCTCGGCCAGGTTCTCTTGACGACGATCCTCTCCCAGGATCGCACGCGGCTGATGCAGCAGATTCGCGACCAGGTGAACGCCGAGGTCCGGCGCGCCGGGTCGAACTTCGGGATCAACGTCCTGGACGTCCGCATTATCCGTGCCGATCTGCTTCCGGAGGTGAGCCAGAACGTTTACGCCCGGATGGAGGCGGAACGTAAGCGCGATGCCGCCGAGTTCCGTGCCCTGGGCCAGGAGCAATTCCTGAGGATCACCGCCGAGGCCGACCGCGAAGCGACGGTCATCCGCGCCGAGGCCCAGCGCCAGGCCGAGATCCTGCGCGGCGAAGGCGAGGCGGAGCGGACCCGGATCCTCAACGATGCCTTTGGCCAGGACGAGGCTTTCTTCGATTTCTACCGCTCGATGCAGGCCTATGAGGCGTCGATCCGGCCCGACAACTCGATGCTGGTGATCCCCCCGACCAATGAGTTCTTCAATTATTTCAACAATCCTGCCGGCCAGCCTGGCGGCCAGTAG
- a CDS encoding DUF2065 domain-containing protein yields the protein MTELLTALALVLVIEGLAWALFPDQIRRALGKLAEVPPEVLRGGGLVTAALGALFVWLLRG from the coding sequence ATGACGGAGCTCCTCACGGCGCTGGCGCTGGTGCTGGTCATAGAGGGCTTGGCTTGGGCTTTGTTTCCGGACCAGATCCGACGCGCGCTCGGCAAATTGGCAGAGGTGCCGCCGGAGGTTCTCCGCGGCGGCGGTTTGGTCACGGCCGCTCTAGGTGCGCTCTTTGTCTGGCTGTTGCGCGGCTAG